The following are encoded together in the Oncorhynchus nerka isolate Pitt River linkage group LG25, Oner_Uvic_2.0, whole genome shotgun sequence genome:
- the LOC115109197 gene encoding zinc finger RNA-binding protein-like isoform X3 — translation MAASNYYGFTHGAGPQYSVQPPPAYAHPTTASYNVQPAPAVAHAVTASYAPAQPARPVASAYPVAYQTHATPPDYGYRQPDPTPQPTTTPQTYQLPIYTETDNYSYGRLPAATSYETKQYYQTSIAPAHRTPTEAYYQTGVKSGYSPVSTVYSQPPPPQTLKPLAPASSASTSYNIYPVSTSVQQPPISSYTPCSSFSSTAGTYSGVSYSTYDSSGYTSTPSYYQPAQLPQPQPPPQQSHPPPKQLTSSSWSNAGSNMVAAPTVNAYKKPMFHQNKLQKPKAPPKQPQLHYCDICKISCAGPQTYREHLEGQKHKKKDAALKSGSAGGSNGPRGIQTQLRCELCDIACTGVDAYAAHIRGAKHQKVVKLHTKLGKPIPSTEPVLVNNAPIISTSTAGKTTPIIVTATAPVAPPKLVVVNATKAPAPVKKPVAPKITLLANKPATPPVFKENEAKQSATASKSETTSDDEDGDGVGRQGDVQPVGHDYVEEVRNDDGKVIRFHCKLCECSFNDPNAKDMHLKGRRHRLQYKKKVNPELPVEIKPSNRARKLQEGKLRKQKAVLKRQRDDEQRWHLEMSRYEEDMYWRRREEEQLYWGEQRHMMAPPPLMSRPGMPVPPLLQPVRRPDSPDDRHIMAKHSTIYPVEEELQAVQRIVSHTERALKLVSVSLLEKEPPSAAPSAATEAATEADAGEKGPDNQAARMLKGVMRVGILAKGLLLHGDRNMELILLAAKKPTLSLLKDIAEQLPKEMAPFSEDQYEVKAHPEEANIVIFSSKEPKMQVTISLTSPLMREDPAPDKEEKAGDKAAEKDMPHETMTTMEVLSYVKMMPRVKGVPEKDPADVLNQNKCLEYLAALRHAKWFQARANGLQSCVIIIRVLRDLCQRVPTWGKMPSWAMELLVEKAISSATGPLSPGEAMRRVLECIATGILLPDGPGLLDPCEKHQTDALWSMTKQAREDITASAQHALRLLAFRQIHKVLGMDSLPASKASARNRKRRRDGSETGEGEVKKDKKEDTEEVDA, via the exons CGTTCAGCCTCCACCAGCCTATGCCCATCCCACCACAGCCAGCTACAATGTCCAGCCGGCCCCTGCCGTGGCCCATGCAGTGACTGCCTCCTATGCCCCTGCACAACCAGCCAGGCCCGTTGCCTCTGCCTACCCGGTGGCCTACCAGACCCACGCTACCCCCCCAGACTATGGCTACCGGCAGCCGGACCCCACGCCccaacccaccaccaccccacagaCATACCAGCTACCGATATACACTGAAACG GATAACTACAGTTACGGACGCCTGCCTGCAGCCACTAGTTATGAGACTAAGCAATACTACCAGACTAGTATAGCTCCAGCTCATCGGACACCAACAGAAGCTTACTACCAGACAG GCGTGAAGAGTGGCTACAGTCCAGTCAGCACAGTATACAGCCAGCCGCCACCACCACAGACTTTAAAGCCTCTGGCCCCTGCCAGCTCAGCGTCCACCAGCTACAACATCTACCCAGTGTCCACCAGTGTACAGCAGCCCCCCATCTCGTCTTACACCCCCTGCTCGTCCTTCAGCTCCACAGCTGGCACCTACTCTG GCGTCAGCTACTCTACTTATGATTCAAGTGGCTACACTTCCACCCCCTCATACTACCAGCCTGCCCagctacctcagccccagccgcCCCCCCAGCAGTCCCATCCGCCTCCCAAGCAGCTCACCAGCTCCTCCTGGAGCAATGCGGGCAGCAACATGGTGGCTGCTCCCACGGTCAACGCCTACAAGAAGCCCATGTTCCACCAGAACAAGCTTCAGAAGCCGAAAGCACCGCCCAAGCAACCCCAGCTGCACTACTGCGACATCTGCAAGATCAGCTGTGCTGGACCGCAG ACGTACCGAGAGCACCTCGAGGGCCAGAAGCACAAGAAGAAGGATGCAGCTCTGAAGTCTGGCAGCGCGGGGGGGAGCAACGGGCCCCGGGGGATTCAGACCCAGCTACGCTGTGAACTATGTGACATTGCCTGCACTGGCGTAGACGCGTACGCTGCCCATATCCGAGGGGCCAAGCACCAGAAG GTGGTGAAGCTCCACACCAAACTAGGCAAACCTATACCTTCAACTGAGCCTGTTTTAGTGAACAATGCTCCAATTATCTCAACGTCGACCGCTGGGAAGACAACCCCTATCATtgttacggcaactgctccggtAGCGCCACCCAAACTGGTGGTCGTAAACGCCACCAAGGCCCCAGCACCTGTGAAGAAGCCAGTCGCACCCAAAATAACCCTTCTTG CCAACAAGCCGGCCACCCCTCCAGTATTCAAGGAGAATGAAGCCAAGCAGTCAGCAACAGCGTCAAAGAGTGAGACCACGAGTGACGATGAGGACGGGGATGGAGTGGGGAGGCAGGGCGACGTCCAGCCTGTAGGACATGACTATGTGGAGGAG GTGCGTAATGATGATGGGAAGGTAATTCGCTTCCACTGTAAACTCTGTGAATGCAGTTTCAATGACCCCAATGCTAAAGACATGCACCTGAAGGGACGCAGGCACCGGCTGCAGTACAAG AAGAAGGTGAACCCAGAGCTGCCGGTGGAGATCAAGCCCAGTAATCGGGCCAGGAAGCTGCAAGAGGGCAAACTGAGGAAGCAGAAGGCTGTGCTGAAGAGACAGCGGGATGACGAGCAGCGCTGGCACTTGGAGATGAG CCGCTATGAGGAGGACATGtactggaggaggagggaggaggagcagttgtactggggggagcagaggcacaTGATGGCCCCCCCTCCACTCATGAGCCGGCCCGGCATGCCAGTTCCCCCCCTACTG CAGCCTGTGCGTCGGCCGGACTCCCCAGACGACCGTCACATCATGGCCAAACATTCCACCATCTACCCTGTGGAGGAGGAGTTGCAGGCGGTGCAGAGGATTGTCTCCCACACTGAGAGAGCCCTCAAACTggtgtctgtctccctgctggAGAAAGAGCCTCCGTCGGCTGCTCCGTCGGCTGCTACAGAGGCTGCTACAGAGGCTGATGCTGGAGAGAAAGG ACCGGACAACCAGGCGGCCCGTATGCTGAAGGGGGTGATGAGGGTGGGCATCCTGGCCAAGGGTCTGCTGCTACATGGGGATAGGAACATGGAGCTCATTCTGCTGGCTGCCAAGAAGCCCACCCTCTCTCTGCTGAAGGACATTGCTGAGCAGCTGCCCAAAGAAATGGCG CCATTTTCTGAAGATCAGTATGAGGTGAAGGCTCACCCTGAGGAAGCCAACATCGTGATTTTTTCGAGCAAGGAGCCAAAAATGCAGGTCACCATCTCTCTAACCTCGCCACTGATGAGGGAGGACCCTGCCCCTGACAAGGAGGAAAAGGCAGGAGACAAAGCGGCTGAGAAAG ATATGCCCCATGAAACCATGACAACAATGGAAGTACTGAGCTATGTGAAGATGATGCCCAGGGTTAAGG GGGTGCCTGAGAAAGACCCTGCTGATGTTCTGAACCAGAACAAGTGCCTGGAATACCTAGCTGCTCTGAGACACGCCAAGTGGTTCCAG GCTCGTGCCAATGGTCTTCAGTCCTGTGTGATCATCATTAGAGTGTTACGGGATCTTTGCCAGCGAGTGCCAACCTGGGGCAAGATGCCATCCTGg GCTATGGAGCTGCTGGTAGAGAAGGCCATCAGCAGTGCCACAGGGCCCCTCAGCCCAGGGGAAGCCATGCGTAGGGTCCTGGAATGTATCGCTACTGGCATCCTACTGCCAG ACGGTCCTGGGCTGCTGGACCCCTGTGAGAAACACCAAACCGATGCTCTGTGGAGCATGACCAAACAAGCCAGGGAAGACATTACTGCCAGCGCACAG CATGCTCTGCGACTGCTGGCGTTCCGTCAGATCCACAAGGTTCTGGGGATGGACTCCCTGCCGGCGTCCAAGGCCAGCGCTCGGAACCGCAAGCGCAGAAGGGACGGGAGCgagactggagagggggaggTCAAGAAAGACAAGAAGGAGGATACAGAAGAGGTGGATGCTTGA
- the LOC115109197 gene encoding zinc finger RNA-binding protein-like isoform X6 translates to MAASNYYGFTHGAGPQYSVQPPPAYAHPTTASYNVQPAPAVAHAVTASYAPAQPARPVASAYPVAYQTHATPPDYGYRQPDPTPQPTTTPQTYQLPIYTETDNYSYGRLPAATSYETKQYYQTSIAPAHRTPTEAYYQTGVKSGYSPVSTVYSQPPPPQTLKPLAPASSASTSYNIYPVSTSVQQPPISSYTPCSSFSSTAGTYSGVSYSTYDSSGYTSTPSYYQPAQLPQPQPPPQQSHPPPKQLTSSSWSNAGSNMVAAPTVNAYKKPMFHQNKLQKPKAPPKQPQLHYCDICKISCAGPQTYREHLEGQKHKKKDAALKSGSAGGSNGPRGIQTQLRCELCDIACTGVDAYAAHIRGAKHQKVVKLHTKLGKPIPSTEPVLVNNAPIISTSTAGKTTPIIVTATAPVAPPKLVVVNATKAPAPVKKPVAPKITLLANKPATPPVFKENEAKQSATASKSETTSDDEDGDGVGRQGDVQPVGHDYVEEVRNDDGKVIRFHCKLCECSFNDPNAKDMHLKGRRHRLQYKKKVNPELPVEIKPSNRARKLQEGKLRKQKAVLKRQRDDEQRWHLEMSRYEEDMYWRRREEEQLYWGEQRHMMAPPPLMSRPGMPVPPLLQPVRRPDSPDDRHIMAKHSTIYPVEEELQAVQRIVSHTERALKLVSVSLLEKEPPSAAPSAATEAATEADAGEKGPDNQAARMLKGVMRVGILAKGLLLHGDRNMELILLAAKKPTLSLLKDIAEQLPKEMAPFSEDQYEVKAHPEEANIVIFSSKEPKMQVTISLTSPLMREDPAPDKEEKAGDKAAEKGVPEKDPADVLNQNKCLEYLAALRHAKWFQARANGLQSCVIIIRVLRDLCQRVPTWGKMPSWAMELLVEKAISSATGPLSPGEAMRRVLECIATGILLPDGPGLLDPCEKHQTDALWSMTKQAREDITASAQHALRLLAFRQIHKVLGMDSLPASKASARNRKRRRDGSETGEGEVKKDKKEDTEEVDA, encoded by the exons CGTTCAGCCTCCACCAGCCTATGCCCATCCCACCACAGCCAGCTACAATGTCCAGCCGGCCCCTGCCGTGGCCCATGCAGTGACTGCCTCCTATGCCCCTGCACAACCAGCCAGGCCCGTTGCCTCTGCCTACCCGGTGGCCTACCAGACCCACGCTACCCCCCCAGACTATGGCTACCGGCAGCCGGACCCCACGCCccaacccaccaccaccccacagaCATACCAGCTACCGATATACACTGAAACG GATAACTACAGTTACGGACGCCTGCCTGCAGCCACTAGTTATGAGACTAAGCAATACTACCAGACTAGTATAGCTCCAGCTCATCGGACACCAACAGAAGCTTACTACCAGACAG GCGTGAAGAGTGGCTACAGTCCAGTCAGCACAGTATACAGCCAGCCGCCACCACCACAGACTTTAAAGCCTCTGGCCCCTGCCAGCTCAGCGTCCACCAGCTACAACATCTACCCAGTGTCCACCAGTGTACAGCAGCCCCCCATCTCGTCTTACACCCCCTGCTCGTCCTTCAGCTCCACAGCTGGCACCTACTCTG GCGTCAGCTACTCTACTTATGATTCAAGTGGCTACACTTCCACCCCCTCATACTACCAGCCTGCCCagctacctcagccccagccgcCCCCCCAGCAGTCCCATCCGCCTCCCAAGCAGCTCACCAGCTCCTCCTGGAGCAATGCGGGCAGCAACATGGTGGCTGCTCCCACGGTCAACGCCTACAAGAAGCCCATGTTCCACCAGAACAAGCTTCAGAAGCCGAAAGCACCGCCCAAGCAACCCCAGCTGCACTACTGCGACATCTGCAAGATCAGCTGTGCTGGACCGCAG ACGTACCGAGAGCACCTCGAGGGCCAGAAGCACAAGAAGAAGGATGCAGCTCTGAAGTCTGGCAGCGCGGGGGGGAGCAACGGGCCCCGGGGGATTCAGACCCAGCTACGCTGTGAACTATGTGACATTGCCTGCACTGGCGTAGACGCGTACGCTGCCCATATCCGAGGGGCCAAGCACCAGAAG GTGGTGAAGCTCCACACCAAACTAGGCAAACCTATACCTTCAACTGAGCCTGTTTTAGTGAACAATGCTCCAATTATCTCAACGTCGACCGCTGGGAAGACAACCCCTATCATtgttacggcaactgctccggtAGCGCCACCCAAACTGGTGGTCGTAAACGCCACCAAGGCCCCAGCACCTGTGAAGAAGCCAGTCGCACCCAAAATAACCCTTCTTG CCAACAAGCCGGCCACCCCTCCAGTATTCAAGGAGAATGAAGCCAAGCAGTCAGCAACAGCGTCAAAGAGTGAGACCACGAGTGACGATGAGGACGGGGATGGAGTGGGGAGGCAGGGCGACGTCCAGCCTGTAGGACATGACTATGTGGAGGAG GTGCGTAATGATGATGGGAAGGTAATTCGCTTCCACTGTAAACTCTGTGAATGCAGTTTCAATGACCCCAATGCTAAAGACATGCACCTGAAGGGACGCAGGCACCGGCTGCAGTACAAG AAGAAGGTGAACCCAGAGCTGCCGGTGGAGATCAAGCCCAGTAATCGGGCCAGGAAGCTGCAAGAGGGCAAACTGAGGAAGCAGAAGGCTGTGCTGAAGAGACAGCGGGATGACGAGCAGCGCTGGCACTTGGAGATGAG CCGCTATGAGGAGGACATGtactggaggaggagggaggaggagcagttgtactggggggagcagaggcacaTGATGGCCCCCCCTCCACTCATGAGCCGGCCCGGCATGCCAGTTCCCCCCCTACTG CAGCCTGTGCGTCGGCCGGACTCCCCAGACGACCGTCACATCATGGCCAAACATTCCACCATCTACCCTGTGGAGGAGGAGTTGCAGGCGGTGCAGAGGATTGTCTCCCACACTGAGAGAGCCCTCAAACTggtgtctgtctccctgctggAGAAAGAGCCTCCGTCGGCTGCTCCGTCGGCTGCTACAGAGGCTGCTACAGAGGCTGATGCTGGAGAGAAAGG ACCGGACAACCAGGCGGCCCGTATGCTGAAGGGGGTGATGAGGGTGGGCATCCTGGCCAAGGGTCTGCTGCTACATGGGGATAGGAACATGGAGCTCATTCTGCTGGCTGCCAAGAAGCCCACCCTCTCTCTGCTGAAGGACATTGCTGAGCAGCTGCCCAAAGAAATGGCG CCATTTTCTGAAGATCAGTATGAGGTGAAGGCTCACCCTGAGGAAGCCAACATCGTGATTTTTTCGAGCAAGGAGCCAAAAATGCAGGTCACCATCTCTCTAACCTCGCCACTGATGAGGGAGGACCCTGCCCCTGACAAGGAGGAAAAGGCAGGAGACAAAGCGGCTGAGAAAG GGGTGCCTGAGAAAGACCCTGCTGATGTTCTGAACCAGAACAAGTGCCTGGAATACCTAGCTGCTCTGAGACACGCCAAGTGGTTCCAG GCTCGTGCCAATGGTCTTCAGTCCTGTGTGATCATCATTAGAGTGTTACGGGATCTTTGCCAGCGAGTGCCAACCTGGGGCAAGATGCCATCCTGg GCTATGGAGCTGCTGGTAGAGAAGGCCATCAGCAGTGCCACAGGGCCCCTCAGCCCAGGGGAAGCCATGCGTAGGGTCCTGGAATGTATCGCTACTGGCATCCTACTGCCAG ACGGTCCTGGGCTGCTGGACCCCTGTGAGAAACACCAAACCGATGCTCTGTGGAGCATGACCAAACAAGCCAGGGAAGACATTACTGCCAGCGCACAG CATGCTCTGCGACTGCTGGCGTTCCGTCAGATCCACAAGGTTCTGGGGATGGACTCCCTGCCGGCGTCCAAGGCCAGCGCTCGGAACCGCAAGCGCAGAAGGGACGGGAGCgagactggagagggggaggTCAAGAAAGACAAGAAGGAGGATACAGAAGAGGTGGATGCTTGA
- the LOC115109197 gene encoding zinc finger RNA-binding protein-like isoform X4 codes for MAASNYYGFTHGAGPQYSVQPPPAYAHPTTASYNVQPAPAVAHAVTASYAPAQPARPVASAYPVAYQTHATPPDYGYRQPDPTPQPTTTPQTYQLPIYTETDNYSYGRLPAATSYETKQYYQTSIAPAHRTPTEAYYQTGVKSGYSPVSTVYSQPPPPQTLKPLAPASSASTSYNIYPVSTSVQQPPISSYTPCSSFSSTAGTYSGVSYSTYDSSGYTSTPSYYQPAQLPQPQPPPQQSHPPPKQLTSSSWSNAGSNMVAAPTVNAYKKPMFHQNKLQKPKAPPKQPQLHYCDICKISCAGPQTYREHLEGQKHKKKDAALKSGSAGGSNGPRGIQTQLRCELCDIACTGVDAYAAHIRGAKHQKVVKLHTKLGKPIPSTEPVLVNNAPIISTSTAGKTTPIIVTATAPVAPPKLVVVNATKAPAPVKKPVAPKITLLANKPATPPVFKENEAKQSATASKSETTSDDEDGDGVGRQGDVQPVGHDYVEEVRNDDGKVIRFHCKLCECSFNDPNAKDMHLKGRRHRLQYKKKVNPELPVEIKPSNRARKLQEGKLRKQKAVLKRQRDDEQRWHLEMSRYEEDMYWRRREEEQLYWGEQRHMMAPPPLMSRPGMPVPPLLPVRRPDSPDDRHIMAKHSTIYPVEEELQAVQRIVSHTERALKLVSVSLLEKEPPSAAPSAATEAATEADAGEKGPDNQAARMLKGVMRVGILAKGLLLHGDRNMELILLAAKKPTLSLLKDIAEQLPKEMAPFSEDQYEVKAHPEEANIVIFSSKEPKMQVTISLTSPLMREDPAPDKEEKAGDKAAEKDMPHETMTTMEVLSYVKMMPRVKGVPEKDPADVLNQNKCLEYLAALRHAKWFQARANGLQSCVIIIRVLRDLCQRVPTWGKMPSWAMELLVEKAISSATGPLSPGEAMRRVLECIATGILLPDGPGLLDPCEKHQTDALWSMTKQAREDITASAQHALRLLAFRQIHKVLGMDSLPASKASARNRKRRRDGSETGEGEVKKDKKEDTEEVDA; via the exons CGTTCAGCCTCCACCAGCCTATGCCCATCCCACCACAGCCAGCTACAATGTCCAGCCGGCCCCTGCCGTGGCCCATGCAGTGACTGCCTCCTATGCCCCTGCACAACCAGCCAGGCCCGTTGCCTCTGCCTACCCGGTGGCCTACCAGACCCACGCTACCCCCCCAGACTATGGCTACCGGCAGCCGGACCCCACGCCccaacccaccaccaccccacagaCATACCAGCTACCGATATACACTGAAACG GATAACTACAGTTACGGACGCCTGCCTGCAGCCACTAGTTATGAGACTAAGCAATACTACCAGACTAGTATAGCTCCAGCTCATCGGACACCAACAGAAGCTTACTACCAGACAG GCGTGAAGAGTGGCTACAGTCCAGTCAGCACAGTATACAGCCAGCCGCCACCACCACAGACTTTAAAGCCTCTGGCCCCTGCCAGCTCAGCGTCCACCAGCTACAACATCTACCCAGTGTCCACCAGTGTACAGCAGCCCCCCATCTCGTCTTACACCCCCTGCTCGTCCTTCAGCTCCACAGCTGGCACCTACTCTG GCGTCAGCTACTCTACTTATGATTCAAGTGGCTACACTTCCACCCCCTCATACTACCAGCCTGCCCagctacctcagccccagccgcCCCCCCAGCAGTCCCATCCGCCTCCCAAGCAGCTCACCAGCTCCTCCTGGAGCAATGCGGGCAGCAACATGGTGGCTGCTCCCACGGTCAACGCCTACAAGAAGCCCATGTTCCACCAGAACAAGCTTCAGAAGCCGAAAGCACCGCCCAAGCAACCCCAGCTGCACTACTGCGACATCTGCAAGATCAGCTGTGCTGGACCGCAG ACGTACCGAGAGCACCTCGAGGGCCAGAAGCACAAGAAGAAGGATGCAGCTCTGAAGTCTGGCAGCGCGGGGGGGAGCAACGGGCCCCGGGGGATTCAGACCCAGCTACGCTGTGAACTATGTGACATTGCCTGCACTGGCGTAGACGCGTACGCTGCCCATATCCGAGGGGCCAAGCACCAGAAG GTGGTGAAGCTCCACACCAAACTAGGCAAACCTATACCTTCAACTGAGCCTGTTTTAGTGAACAATGCTCCAATTATCTCAACGTCGACCGCTGGGAAGACAACCCCTATCATtgttacggcaactgctccggtAGCGCCACCCAAACTGGTGGTCGTAAACGCCACCAAGGCCCCAGCACCTGTGAAGAAGCCAGTCGCACCCAAAATAACCCTTCTTG CCAACAAGCCGGCCACCCCTCCAGTATTCAAGGAGAATGAAGCCAAGCAGTCAGCAACAGCGTCAAAGAGTGAGACCACGAGTGACGATGAGGACGGGGATGGAGTGGGGAGGCAGGGCGACGTCCAGCCTGTAGGACATGACTATGTGGAGGAG GTGCGTAATGATGATGGGAAGGTAATTCGCTTCCACTGTAAACTCTGTGAATGCAGTTTCAATGACCCCAATGCTAAAGACATGCACCTGAAGGGACGCAGGCACCGGCTGCAGTACAAG AAGAAGGTGAACCCAGAGCTGCCGGTGGAGATCAAGCCCAGTAATCGGGCCAGGAAGCTGCAAGAGGGCAAACTGAGGAAGCAGAAGGCTGTGCTGAAGAGACAGCGGGATGACGAGCAGCGCTGGCACTTGGAGATGAG CCGCTATGAGGAGGACATGtactggaggaggagggaggaggagcagttgtactggggggagcagaggcacaTGATGGCCCCCCCTCCACTCATGAGCCGGCCCGGCATGCCAGTTCCCCCCCTACTG CCTGTGCGTCGGCCGGACTCCCCAGACGACCGTCACATCATGGCCAAACATTCCACCATCTACCCTGTGGAGGAGGAGTTGCAGGCGGTGCAGAGGATTGTCTCCCACACTGAGAGAGCCCTCAAACTggtgtctgtctccctgctggAGAAAGAGCCTCCGTCGGCTGCTCCGTCGGCTGCTACAGAGGCTGCTACAGAGGCTGATGCTGGAGAGAAAGG ACCGGACAACCAGGCGGCCCGTATGCTGAAGGGGGTGATGAGGGTGGGCATCCTGGCCAAGGGTCTGCTGCTACATGGGGATAGGAACATGGAGCTCATTCTGCTGGCTGCCAAGAAGCCCACCCTCTCTCTGCTGAAGGACATTGCTGAGCAGCTGCCCAAAGAAATGGCG CCATTTTCTGAAGATCAGTATGAGGTGAAGGCTCACCCTGAGGAAGCCAACATCGTGATTTTTTCGAGCAAGGAGCCAAAAATGCAGGTCACCATCTCTCTAACCTCGCCACTGATGAGGGAGGACCCTGCCCCTGACAAGGAGGAAAAGGCAGGAGACAAAGCGGCTGAGAAAG ATATGCCCCATGAAACCATGACAACAATGGAAGTACTGAGCTATGTGAAGATGATGCCCAGGGTTAAGG GGGTGCCTGAGAAAGACCCTGCTGATGTTCTGAACCAGAACAAGTGCCTGGAATACCTAGCTGCTCTGAGACACGCCAAGTGGTTCCAG GCTCGTGCCAATGGTCTTCAGTCCTGTGTGATCATCATTAGAGTGTTACGGGATCTTTGCCAGCGAGTGCCAACCTGGGGCAAGATGCCATCCTGg GCTATGGAGCTGCTGGTAGAGAAGGCCATCAGCAGTGCCACAGGGCCCCTCAGCCCAGGGGAAGCCATGCGTAGGGTCCTGGAATGTATCGCTACTGGCATCCTACTGCCAG ACGGTCCTGGGCTGCTGGACCCCTGTGAGAAACACCAAACCGATGCTCTGTGGAGCATGACCAAACAAGCCAGGGAAGACATTACTGCCAGCGCACAG CATGCTCTGCGACTGCTGGCGTTCCGTCAGATCCACAAGGTTCTGGGGATGGACTCCCTGCCGGCGTCCAAGGCCAGCGCTCGGAACCGCAAGCGCAGAAGGGACGGGAGCgagactggagagggggaggTCAAGAAAGACAAGAAGGAGGATACAGAAGAGGTGGATGCTTGA